The Streptomyces sp. R28 region CGGCCTCGTAGTTGCCGCTGTCGTAGGTGAGCCCCGCGATGGTGGTGTACGGGAACTCCTCGTGCCGGATCCAGTTGTGGCGCCGCAGGTCGACGGGGTCCATGCCGAGTTCGGCGGCCAGGTCGTCCATGATCCGTTCGATCGCGTACGTCGCCTCCGGGCGGCCCGCTCCGCGGTAGGCGTCGATCGGGGTGCGGTTGGTGAAGACGCCGGTGCAGGAGAAGTCGTAGGCCCCCATCTTGTAGATCGCCGGGTACATGGAGGCACCGAGGATCGGGATGCCCGGGCTGAGCAGCATCAGGTACGCGCCCATGTCGGCCAGCAGCGAGACCTTCAGGCCCAGCACGGTGCCGTCGCGGCGGGCGGCGATCTCGATGTCCTGGACCTGGCTGCGGCCGTGGTGGGTGGCGACGTTGGCCTCGGAGCGGGACTCGGTCCACTTCAGGGGCCGGCCCAGGCGCTTGGCGAGGACGAGGGTGATCACTTCCTCGCCGTAGACCTGGAGTTTCGAGCCGAATCCGCCGCCGACGTCGGGGGCGACGACGCGGATCTTGTTCTCCGGGATGCCGGTGGTGACGGCGAGCAGGACCCGCAGGACGTGCGGGACCTGGGTGGAGGAGTAGAGGGTGAAGTCGCCGGACGCGGCGAGCGGGGTGACCACGACGGCGCGGGGCTCCATCGCGGTCGGGATGAGGCGCTGCTGGTGGTAGCGGCGGGTCACGACGACGTCGGCCCGCGCCTTGGCGGCCGCGTAGTCGCCGCTCGCCGAGTGGTAGCCGTAGCAGCGGTTGGTGCCCTTGTCGGAGTGGACCAGCGCGGTGCCCTCGGCCAGCGAACCCTCGATGTCCAAGGCGGCGGGCAGCGGGGTGTAGTCGACCTCGATCGCCTCCAGCGCGTCGGCGGCCGTGTACCGGTCGCGGGCCACCACGACCGCCACCGGGTCGCCGGCGTAGCGCACCTCGTCGACGGCGATCGGCGGGTGGTCCGGCACCACCGTGTCCTCGGCGACGGGCCAGGCGCAGGGCAGGGAGCCCATCTCCTGCGCGAGGTCGCGGCCGCTGAACGCGGCGATGACGCCGGGGAGTTCGAGGGCCGCCGACACATCGACGCGGTCGATGCGGGCGTGCGCCATCGGGCTGCGCAGGATCGACAGGTGCAGCAGTCCGTTGACGCTGATGTTGTCGGTCCAGTTGGTCTGCCCGGTGATCAGGTGGGCGTCCTCCTTGCGGGTCCGGGCGCGGCCGACCTCGCGTTCGACGGTCCCGCTCATGCCGTGACCTCCTCTTCGGAGACGTCCAGCACAGCCCGCACGATGTTCTGGTAGCCGGTGCAGCGGCAGAGATTGCCCTCCAGGCCGTGCCGTACCTCGTCCGGCGTGGGATGCGGGTGCTCGCGCAGCAGATCGCGGGCCGCCATGATCATGCCCGGGGTGCAGTAGCCGCACTGGAGCGCGTGCCGCTCGTGGAAGGCCCGCTGCAGGGCGGTCCAGTCGCCGTCGTGGGCCAGCCCCTGGACGGTGGTCACCTCGCACCCGTCCGCCTGGACGGCGAGCACGCTGCAGCTCTTGACGGCGGTGCCGTCCAGTTCGATGGTGCAGGTCCCGCAGCTCGTGGTGTCGCAGCCGATCGGGGTGCCGGTCAGGCCGAGGCGGTCGCGCAGATAGTGGATCAGGAGGAGACGGGGCTCCACGTCGTCCTCGTACGTCGTGCCGTCCACCTTCACCGAGATGTGAGTCATGTGCCCTCCAGAGGCCGATCGGGGGGAGGGGGAACATCGGCCGGGCGTGATGTACGTCACTCTATGGCTGCGGCAGTGACGCGGCGAGCGCTGAGGGGAGGGTTCGTTGAGCGTTAATCCATTGCCTGCGCGGGGCCGGTCCTGCTGAACTGCACCGCACCCGTCGTCACGCACAGAGGAGCAGCAATGCGCACTGCGTTCATGTCCCCCCAGGAAGGAACGACCCCCACTTCAAAGGACATGACGCTTCGTGCACTTGCTCAACCTCGGGATCCTCGCCCATGTCGACGCCGGTAAGACCAGCCTGACCGAACGCCTGCTGCACACGGCAGGCGTGATCGACGACATCGGCAGCGTCGACGCCGGGAACACCCAGACCGATTCGCTCGCGCTGGAGCGCCGGCGCGGCATCACCATCAAGTCCGCCGTCGTCTCCTTCGCGCTGGACGACGTGACGGTCAACCTCATCGACACCCCCGGCCACCCGGACTTCATCGCCGAGGTGGAGCGGGTGCTCGGCGTCCTCGACGGCGCCGTACTCGTCGTCTCGGCCGTGGAGGGCGTACAACCGCAGACGCGCGTCCTGATGCGCACGCTGCAACGGCTGCGCATTCCCACTCTCGTCTTCGTCAACAAGATCGACCGACGCGGTGCGCGGTACGACGCCGTCCTGCGGGCCGTCTCGGAACGGCTGACGGCGGCCGTCGTACCCATGGGCACGGCCGCTGGCCTCGGCACACGGGACGCGCGCTTCCTGCCCGGCCTCGGCCCCTCCGCGCTCGACGTCCTCGCCGGCCTCGACGACGACCTGCTGACCGCCTATGTCGAGGACACGGTCTCCTACGACCGCCTCCACGCCGCCCTCGCCGACCGGACCCGGCAGGCGCTCGTCCATCCGGTGTACTTCGGCTCCGCCGTCACGGGCGCGGGTGTCGACGCGCTGATCGGCGGGATCAGGGAGTTGCTGCCCGCCGCGGGCGGCGACCCCGACGGACCGGTCTCGGGGACCGTCTTCAAGGTGGAGCGGGGCCCGGCGGGGGAGAAGGTCGCGTACGCGCGGATGTTCTCCGGCACCCTGCACACCCGCGACCGGATCCGCTTCGGCGAGGCCGGCGAAACGAGTGACGCCGGCGACCTCGACGACCTGCGCGCCGAGGGCCGGATCACCGCGATCAGCGTCTTCGACCAGGGCGCGGACGTCCGGGACGATCTGGTGGCGGCGGGCCGGATCGCCAAGCTCTGGGGCCTGGGCGACATCAGGATCGGCGACGCCCTCGGCGAGCCCCGCAAGACGCACGGGCACTTCTTCGCGCCGCCCACTCTCGAAACCGTCGTCGTCCCGGGCGACGGAGCGGACCGGCGTGCCCTGCACCGTGCGCTCACCCTGCTCGCCGAACAGGACCCGCTGATCGACCTGCGCCACGACGAGGTACGGCAGGAGATCTTCGTCTCCCTCTACGGCGAGGTGCAGAAGGAGGTCATCCAGGCCACGCTCGCCGACGAGTTCGGCCTCGACGTCACCTTCCGCGAGACGACGCCGCTGTGTGTCGAGCGGCCGGTCGGCTCGGGCGCGGCGGTCGAGTTCAACAAGAAGGACGGCAACCCCTTCCTCGCGACGATCGGCCTGCGCGTCGACCCGGCCCCGGTCGGGTCCGGCGTGGGCTTCCGGCTGGAGGTGGAGCTGGGCTCCATGCCGTACGCCTTCTTCAAGGCCGTCGAGGACACCGTCCGCGAGACCCTCGGCCAGGGCCTGCACGGCTGGCAGATCCCCGACTGCACCGTCACCATGACCCACTCCGGCTACTCGCCCCGGCAGAGTCACGCCCACCAGGGCTTCGACAAGAGCATGTCCAGCACCGGCTACGACTTCCGTGGCCTCACCCCGCTGGTCCTGACCGAGGCCCTGCGCCGGGCAGGCACCCACGTGCACGAGCCGATGCACCGTTTTTGCATCGAGGCCCCGACCGACACCCTGGCCGCCCTGCTGCCGGTGCTGACCAGGCTGCGCGCGGTGCCGCAGAGCACCGAGACACGCGGCGCCTCCTGCTCGCTGGAGGGGGCGGTGCCCGCGGCCCACGTGCACGAGTTGGAGCAGCAGCTACCCGGGCTGACGCGCGGCGAGGGCGAGCTGGAGAGCGCCTTCGACCACTACGCCCCCGCCGCACGCGGCACGGTCCCGGAGCGCCGTCGCACCGACCTCAACCCGCTGAACCGCAAGGAGTACCTGTTGAACCTGACGCGCAGGGTCGGCGGCTGAAAAGTCGTTGGGAGGGAGCGGGGCGGCTTTCGTACGATCGCCGCATGACTGCGGACACACGGATAGAGCAGGCCCAACTCATCTACGAGCGTGCGGTGTTCGGAGGTGACAGCAGCGCACTGGAGCCGGCGGAGCGAGGGCTCGACGCGGTCGAGGCGGATCTCGCCCTGACCCGTGGCAAGGTCGTCCATGCCCGGTTCCTCGAGGAGCGGGCCGAGGACGCGCGCGAGCTGGAGCTCTTCGAGCGCGCGGCGCAGCTGTACGGGCAGCTCGGCGACGTGCGGGGCGAGGGTGAGGCGCTGTTCTGGGTCGGCGCCTTCCACCAGGTGGTCCGTGACGACACCGAGGCGGCCCTGCCCGCCTTCACCCGCGCCCTCGACCTCGCCACCCGGGCCGAGGACCGGCTGACCATGTCGTACGCCCTTCGGCACCTCGGCTTCGCGGAGCACATGGCCGGACGACTCGATGCGGCGCGCGACCGCTTCGAGGAGTCCACCCGGCTGCGCCGCGAGCTCGGATTCCTGCCGGGGGTGGCCGCCAACCTGATCGGGCTCGCCTACGTCGCGGCTCAGCAGGACCGGCGGGAGGAAGCCGCGGAACTCCTCCGGGAAGCGGTGGAGTCGGCCGAGAAGGGTGGGGCGGAGGGTGTCCTGCGATGGGTGGCGCAGGCTCGCGAGGAACTCGATCTGCCTGGGTAGGGATGGGCAGGGATGAGACCGGCGTGATGGCCGAGACGGAACTTACTCCAGAGTCAGGGGTGTTGACTGTGTCCTGAACTCAACGGACTGTAGTGGGCATGCCGAATATCCGGACGCGTCTGCCCGTTGTCCTGGTCGTCCTCTTCGGAGCCCTGACGGTGGCGGGCCCCACTCCCGCCACCGCCGCGCCCCTTCCCGACTCCCTCTGGTTCGACGAAACGCCCCTCACCGTCCAGAACGGCCGCTTCACCGACGGAAACGGCCGCGAGGTCGTGCTGCGCGGCTACAACGTCTCCGGCGAGACCAAGCTGGCCGAGAACAAGGGCCTGCCCTTCGCCTCGGTCGCCGACGCGAAGAAGTCCGCGACCGCGCTGCGCGCCCTCGGCGGCGGCAACTCGATCCGCTTCCTGCTGTCCTGGGCCTACGCGGAACCCGTACGCGGCCAGGTGGACACCACCTATCTGGCCGCCGCCACCGCCCAGATGCGCGCCTTCCTCGACGCGGGCATCCGCGTCTACCCCGACTTCCACCAGGACCTCTACTCCCGCCACCTGTTCGATCCCGACAGCTGGTACACGGGCGACGGCGCCCCCAAGTGGGCCGTCGACGCCGGGGACTACCCGGACGAGTCCTGCGGGATCTGCCTCTTCTGGGGGCAGAACATCACCCAGAACGAGGCCGTGAAGCAGGCGACGCACGACTTCTGGCACAACGCGTACGGCCTCCAGGACGCCTTCCTGGCCACCGCCCAGAAGACGATGGCGTACGTCAAACAGAACGTCTCCGCCGCCGAGTTCGCGGGCGTCGTCGGCTTCGACCCGTACAACGAACCGCACGCCGGTACCTACGACTCCGGCCAGACCAGCCGCACCTGGGAACGCGACGTCCTGTGGCCGTTCTACGAGAAGTTCCGGTCCCGCATGGACGCGGCCGGCTGGCAGGACAAGCCGCTCTTCGCCGAGCCGAACCTCTTCTGGAACGCCAACATCGACTTCCAGAAGCAGGAGGGCGGACTGCTGGACGCGGGCACGCTCGGGCCGCGGTACGTCTTCAACACCCACTTCTACGACCAGAAGGCCATCTCCGGCGTCTTCATGTGGGGCAAGGCGCAGGACGGCCAGTACGCCGGTGACTTCGGCGCCGTCCGCGACCGCGCCTCGGCCACGAACACGCCCGCGATCATCAGCGAGTTCGGCCACCCACTGGCCGGGTCGGTCTCCGACAAGGCACCCACCGTGCTCAAGGCGATGTACCAATCCCTCGACTCCCGTGTCCCGGGCAGGAGTTGGTGGTCCAACCCGGTCGGCTCCGGCCCGGTGCTCTCCGGTTCCCAGTGGCAGTGGGACATCTACAACGGACGCCACCACGAGCTGATGAACGCCAACCCCGACAAGGTCCTCACCACCGGTGACGCCTGGAACGACGAGGACCTGTCCGCCGTCCGCCTCGACGACTCGGGAACACCGGTGCTGCGGCAGGACGCCCGGCTGCTGGACCGCCTCTACCCGAGCGCCACGTCCGGCACGAACGTCGCCTTCACCTACGAGGACCGCTCACGCGACGGCAACACGACCCTGACCTGGAACCCGGTACCCAGCTCAATGCCGAACGTCGCGCAGCTGGTGGGGTCCGGACAGTACGGGCTGCTGCTCTGGCGCTCGAACAGCGGCACGGCGCCGACCGAGCTGCACCTTCCGGCGTCGTTCCCGACCGGGTCCACCACGGTGGTCTCCGACCTGGGCGCGGCGTACGCGCCGCCGTCGTACACCGCGGCCACCCCGATCGGCGTGGCCGCGGAACCGGGCGGCACGGGAAGCCGACGCCTGCTGCTCACCGACTCGGACTCCGGCGTCCTGCACTACGCGCTGGTGACGAACGGGGCGAGCACTCCCTCGACCGCCCTGCTGAACGCCGCACGGTCCGAGCTCTCCGCGTGGGCCGCGCGAACCGCCGGATAGAACCACCGGATTGAAAGGCCGGACAGAACCGCCGTTCGACCCTCCCCTGACGTCAGGCTGCACGCTGTATTCCGACGAAAGGGCATCGGCGACGCCGGCCTGGCCCGGGGACAGCGGGAGTCGACGGCACGGGCCGCCGCCCCCGCCGTCCCGGTGCCGGTGAGGGCGGACCAGCCGTTCTGGGTCGGGCGGCCGGCCGCGATCGGTGGGGCCGCCGACCCGGTGCCCTTCGCGGCCCTCGCCGCCGAACGGCTTGCCGACGCGCTCGGTCAGGCCGTACGGCAGCAGACGTACCCCCGGGCCGCCTCGGTCGCCGCGTGGCACATGGCGACCGAGGACGGGGTGGGCGCGGTGCTCAAGGCTCTGGGCCGAACTCGAAGGGCCCTGGTCGCTGGGCTGGTCAGCCGACCGACGGGCTGGTCCAGTCGGCCGGTACGTGGGCCAGCCGGACCCGCTGCGGGTGGTCGCCGACCGGCACGGACAGCTGCTTCTTGCCGGTGGCGAAGTCGATGGCCGTGACCTGGTCGGTGCCGCTCTCGGAGACCACGCAGGACTTGCCGTCGCCGCTGACCGTGGCCCAATAGGGCTTGGAGGCGGTGACGAGCGGGCCCTCCTGGAGGGTGGTGCGGTTGACCACGGTCGCGTAGTCGTCCATCGTGCCCGCGACGCACAGTTTGCTTCCGTCGGGGCTCATCGAAAGTCCGTGGTGGCGTGAGTCGTTGACGAAGGTGGTGCGGTCGTCGCTGGTCGCCGGGTTCTTCGGCAGGGTCTTCGTGCGGGTGATCTTGTCGGTGGCCAGGTCGTACTCGAAGAAGCCGTTGAAGAACGACACCTGGAAGTACAGCTTCGACTCGTCCGGCGAGAACACCGCGGGCCGGACCGCGTCGGAGTAGTCCGTGAGGCCGATCGCGTCCAGGCGCGGGCGCATGTCGATGACCTTGACCTGCTGGTACGTGGTCGCGTCGACGACGGTGATGCGCCGGTCGCCCTTCGTCCAGTCCAGCCACGGGGCGTCGGTCTGTGTGTTCACGTCGCCGATCGCCATGTTGTAGATGTACTTGCCGTCCCGGGTGAAGATGTTCTCGTGCGGCTTGTCGCCGGTGGCGAACTTGCCCAACTCCTTCCCGGAGTTGATGTCCAGCACGTGCACGGTGTTGGAGGTCGAGGCCGACACCGCGACCCGTTTGCCGTCGGGGGAGACCGCCATGTGGTCGGCGCGGTAACCGGACACGGGAAAGCGCCAGTTGAGGTCACCGGTGGCCAGGTCGATGGAGACCACGTCGGCGAAGCTCGGCCGGGAGACGACCATCGACGTGCCGTCCGGCGTGGAGTACATGTCGTCGACGAACTGGTCGTGGCCCTCGCCGACGCTGTTGCGGATCGCCATGAAGTAGATCCACTTGATCGGATCGGCGCTGATCTCCGCCATCCGCTCGTCCTTGTCGGGGACGACATCGATACGGCCGACCTTCGCGAAGTCGCCGGAGGACTTGATGACATCGGCGGTGCCGTCCCAGTTGTTGCCGACGAACAGCACCTCACGCAGGGCGGCTGCGGAGGAGTCTGCGGCGGCCGTGGCGGCGGTCGCGGGGGCGGTGACGGTCAGGGCGAGGGCGGCGGCTACGGAGCACAGGTGCCTGGGTCCGATGGCAGGCATGACTGCTCTCTTCCTCTGAGGTGGGGCGTCAGGAGTGGGGCATGGCAAGAGCGGGACGGTGACTCCGAAGCACGGGGAATCTGAACACAGCTGCTTTCAGAATCAACTTACTGAAAAGTAAGGAGGGGGTGCCCTTCTCCACAAGACTGCGGACACGACAAAATTGGCCGTCGGGTCGGCGAGGCGGTGGGAGGACAGCGTGACGGGCAGGCTCAAGGCGCCCACCGGCCGCTACGGCGGCAAGTCGGCCGAGGAGCGACAGGCCGAGCGGCGGCGCCGCTTCCTCGACGCCGCGCTCCGGCTGTTCGGCGACAGCCCCGGTTACCGGGGCACGACGGTCGCGGCGCTGAGCGAGGCCGCGGGCCTGTCGACGCGTCAGTTCTACGAGGAGTTCCGCACGCTCGAGGACGTCCTGGCCGCCCTCCACCTCCAGGTCAACGCGTGGGCGGAGGAGGCTGTCCTGGCGGCGGTGACCGGCGCGGAGAACCTGCCCCTCGCCGAACGCGCCACCGAGATCTTCCGCGCGTACGCCGCGAACGTCACCTCCGACCCGCGCCGCATCCGCATCACTTTCGTCGAGATCATCGGCGTCAGCCCCCGCCTGGAGGAACAGCGCCTCGCCCGGCGCGCCCGCTGGGTCGAACTCGTCTGTGTCGAGGCAGCGTCCGCCGTCACCCGTGGCGAGGCGGTGCCCCGCGACTACCACCTCGCCGCGACCGCGTTCATCGGCAGCGTCAACGGGCTGCTGCACGACTGGAGCGCCGGATGGGTGGACGCGACGCTGGACGAGGTGGTGGACGAACTGGTGCGGCAACTGGTGGCGATACTGCGGCCGCCCGGGTGGGAGCCGGTGACCGGATGAGCCGCGCGAACCCGGGTTCCCGTCTGCACGGGGTGGTGGACGCCCTGCGGTCGGCCCTGGCGGAGAGCCCCGACCTGTTCTCGTTCCTGCTCGGCGGGGCGATCGACGAGGAGAGAGCGTCCGACGCGGAGGCCGACGGGGTGCCGCGGGAGTTCCTGGACTTCTGCCGTGTGCTGGACGGCGCGAGCTGTGGGCCGTCCGTGCAGCTCTTCGGCCTGGCGGAGGCCGAGGAGCACCAGTTCTACTGCGGGCCGGTGGTCAACTCCCCGCTGCCGCTGTCCCCGGAGAAGCTGTTCTGCATCGGGATGATCCATGAGACGCCGGTCTTCCTCGACCGCGCGGACGGCAGCGTCCTCGGCATCCCGGACGAACACCGGGAGTGGGCCGATGCGGAGTACTTCGAGCGGCTGGCGCAGGGAGTGGAAGCGTTCTTCCTGGACCGGCTGGCCACTGCGGAGTACGCACGGCTCGCGCTGGTCGACGAGGAGCTGGTGGAGTACGACGACTGGCTGAAGCTGCTGAGGCGGGCCGGTCTCACCGGCTGAACCGCCGACACGGCCGGAGACGGGCCGGACGCGGCGGGCGGCGAGGCGACACCCGTCCTCGGCTCGCGTGCTCCGTCGAGCAGGTCCTATCCGGCGGCCCGGTTCACCGCGCCCACTACCGGGGCCACCCCGTCCTCCGCGCGGATCCGGGCACCCAGGTCCTGGGCCCGCTCCCTGAACGCCGGCTCCCGAACGGCCCGCACCAGGGCGGAGGCCAGCGTGCCGGCGGTCAGCCCGCGCAGCGGTACGACGCCCGGTGCCACGCCGGCTCGGACCAGGCGACCGGCCCAGAAGCCCTCGTCGAACTGGATCGGCACCGCAACGGCCGGCACCCCGGCGCGCAGCCCGGCGGCGGTCGTGCCCGCCCCGCAGTGGTGGACCACGGCGGCCATCCGCGGGAACAGCGCGGAATGCGGCACCTCACCGATGGTCAGTACGTCGTCCCCCGCGGCCTCGAGGCCACCCCAGCCCCGCTGGATCACCCCGCGCAACCCGGCCCGGCGCAGGGCGTCCACGACCTCGGCGCTCAGCCGCGCCGGATCCGGCACGGTCGCGCTGCCCAGGCCCACGAAGACCGGCGGCGGACCCGCCCCCAGGAACTCCCGCAGCTCGGGCGGGAGTTGGGCCTCACCGTCGTACGGCCACCAGTAACCCGTCACCTCCAGGTCCGGCCGCCAGTCGCGCGGCCGGGGTACCACCAGGGAGCTGAAGCCGTGCAGTACACGGCCCCCGCGCGTGCCGCGCGCCTTGCTGCGAGGCAGCCCCAGGCGCGCCCGCAGGTCCGGCACGGCTGCCGAGAAGACCCGCTCGATGGCCAGCTGCACGCCGTGCCCGGCGATCCGGTTCCCGACGGCTCCCCAGGAGCGGCCCCCGAGCATCGGCGGACCGAACTCGCGGGTGGGGGCGAGCGGTTGCAGGGGGAGGACGATGCTCGGCAGCGACAGGCCCTCGGCGATGGCCTGCCCGAGCGGTGCGGTGGAGCCCGCCAGGAGCAGCAGGTCACTGGACCGGGCGGCGGCCAGCATGTCGTCCGTCATCCGGCCGGCCAGGGTCCGTGCCATCCCCACCACGCGCACCAGCTTGCCGACGCCGGTCGCGCTCCGGTGCAGATTCCGGCCGCGCGCGGACTCCAGTTCCGCCCGTGGATCCAGCGGCATCGGATGGAAGCGTACGCCCGACCCGGCAACCAGTGGCTCGAAGCAACCGTGCGTGACCAGGGTGACCTCGTGTCCGGCCCGGGACAGGGCATACCCGAGTCCGGTGTAGGGGGCCACGTCGCCCCGGGAGCCCGCCGTCATGATCGCTACGCGCACGTCGGCCAGTATGGCGGCTCCCGTGCCGAGTGCGAATGGCCCGTGGGCGAGGGGGGCTTCAGGTCCGTCCCATCCGTTGACTTCCCTCTCTCCTGGCTCTACTTTCAGCGGCACCATGTTCGGTTATCCGAATATTGTTCGATATGCCGAACGGACCGGGTGATCCTCCCGTCTAAGGAGCCGCATGTACCCCCCGCCTCGACCCCGTCTCGCGCACCGCTGCAGATCCGCCGTCACACGCGCCCTCGTGCTGGCGCTCGTCGCCACGGCCGCGTTCCTGTTCGCCGGGGCCACCCCGGCCCAGGCCGTGACAGCCCGTCAGATACCGGTGCCTGAAGCCCCGATGGGCTGGGCGTCCTGGAACGCCTTCGCGGCGAAAGTCGACTACAACGTCATCAAGCGGCAGGTCGACGCGTTCGTGGCGGCGGGTCTGCCCGCGGCCGGGTACGAGTACATCAACATCGACGAGGGTTGGTGGCAGGGCACCCGCGACAGTGCCGGCAACATCACCGTCGACGAGGCCGAGTGGCCGGGCGGCATGAAGGCCATCGCCGACTACATCCACAGCAAGGGCCTGAAGGCCGGGATCTACACCGACGCCGGCAAGGACGGCTGCGGCTACTACTTCCCGACCGGCCGCCCCGCCGCGCCCGGCTCCGGCAGCGAGGGCCACTACGAGCAGGACATGCAGGCCTTCTCCCGGTGGGGCTTCGACTTCGTGAAGGTCGACTGGTGCGGCGGTGACGCCGAGGGCCTCGACCCGAAGACGACCTACCAGGCGATCAGCGACGCCGTGACGAAGGCGACCGCGACGACCGGCCGCCCGCTCGCCCTCTCCCTGTGCAACTGGGGCTACTCCAACCCCTGGAACTGGGCCCCGGGCATGGGCCCGATGTGGCGGACGAACACCGACATCTTCTTCCACGGCGGCACACCGTCGTACAGCAACGTCCTGACCGCCTTCGACCGCAACATCCACCCCACGGCCCAGCACACCGGCTACTACAACGACCCCGACATGATGGTCGTCGGGATGAACGGCCTGACCGCCGCCCAGAGCCGCTCCCACATGAACCTGTGGGCGATCTCCGGCGCCCCGCTGCTCGCCGGTCTCGACCTCACCACCCTCACCACCGAGTCGACGAACATCCTCACCAACCCCGAGGTCATCGCCGTCGACCAGGACCCGCGCGGCCTCCAGGGCGTGAAGGTCGCCGAGGACACCACCGGTCTCCAGGTGTACGGCAAGGTCCTCGCCGGCACCGGCAACCGTGCCGTCGTCCTCCTCAACCGCACGTCGACCACGCAGAACATGACCGTCCGCTGGTCCGACCTGGGCCTGACGAACGCCTCCGCGACCGTCCGTGACCTGTGGGCCCGCCAGAACGTCGCCACGACCGGCACGAGTTACACCACCGGCGTTCCGGCGAACAGTTCCGTGATGCTCACGGTCACCGGGGGCACCGAGCAGTCGGCGAGCACGTACAACGGCACGTCGAGCTTCTCGTCGGTGGTCGCGGGAAGCGCCGGTCTGAAGACCGTCGACGTCTCCTACACCAACAACACGTCCACCGCCCGGACCGCCACCCTCACCGTCAACGGCCAGACCCCCACCAAGGTCTCCTTCCCGCCGACCGGCTCGAGCGCCGGCAACATCTCCGTCGACGTCTCCCTCGTCAAGGGCAGCACCAACACCATCTCCTTCTCCGGCGCCCCGCCCCTCGACGGCATCGTCGTACGGCCGCTCCCGGGAAGCAACGGCACCCTCGTCACCGGTACCCAGTCCGGCCGCTGCGCCGACATCAACGACAACACCATCGCCAATGGAACCGACGCCCAGCTGTGGGACTGCACCGGCGGCCAGAACCAGGTCTGGCAGTACAACAGCACCCGCAAGGAGCTGGTGGTCTACGGCAACAAGTGCCTCGACGCCTACAACCGCGGCACCACCAACGGCACCCGGGTCGTCATCTGGGACTGCAACGGCCAGAACAACCAGCAGTGGAACCTCAACAGCGACGGCACCCTCACCAACGTCAACGCCGGGCTCTGCCTGGACGCGTACGGCGCGGCCACGGCCAACGGCACGAAGCTGGTGCTGTGGTCCTGCAACGGCCAGAGCAACCAGAAATGGACGGTGAGCTAGCGCAGCCCTAGACGAGGCACACGAGAAGGACACCGAAAACCAAGGCGCACGTCAGCAGCCAGCCGGCCAGCAGACGGCGCCGCAGGTCGCGGTATCTCGCCTCG contains the following coding sequences:
- a CDS encoding xanthine dehydrogenase family protein molybdopterin-binding subunit, with amino-acid sequence MSGTVEREVGRARTRKEDAHLITGQTNWTDNISVNGLLHLSILRSPMAHARIDRVDVSAALELPGVIAAFSGRDLAQEMGSLPCAWPVAEDTVVPDHPPIAVDEVRYAGDPVAVVVARDRYTAADALEAIEVDYTPLPAALDIEGSLAEGTALVHSDKGTNRCYGYHSASGDYAAAKARADVVVTRRYHQQRLIPTAMEPRAVVVTPLAASGDFTLYSSTQVPHVLRVLLAVTTGIPENKIRVVAPDVGGGFGSKLQVYGEEVITLVLAKRLGRPLKWTESRSEANVATHHGRSQVQDIEIAARRDGTVLGLKVSLLADMGAYLMLLSPGIPILGASMYPAIYKMGAYDFSCTGVFTNRTPIDAYRGAGRPEATYAIERIMDDLAAELGMDPVDLRRHNWIRHEEFPYTTIAGLTYDSGNYEAATDKALALFDYDKLRAEQADRVDHADTVRLGIGVSTYTEMCGLAPSRWLGEMRYAAGGWEAASIRVLPTGKVEVITGTSPHGQGHVTSWSQIAADALGVPFEDVEVMHGDTMLATHGMDTYGSRSLVVGGVAVHEAARKVVDKARKVAAHLLEANEADLDFADGAFTVKGSPEARKTIQEVAFATFSSHDLPDGMEPSINAEHVLDPDTFSFPHGTHLCAVEVDTETGAVHIRSYVCVDDVGKVINPLIVEGQLHGGIAQGIAQALYEEAVYDEEGNLVTGTLADYLVPGAPDLPEFVTDRTETPATSNPLGVKGVGEAGTIASTPAVVNAVVDALRPFGVQDIRMPCTPERVWQAVRSGKSGKEVAA
- a CDS encoding cellulase family glycosylhydrolase, whose protein sequence is MPNIRTRLPVVLVVLFGALTVAGPTPATAAPLPDSLWFDETPLTVQNGRFTDGNGREVVLRGYNVSGETKLAENKGLPFASVADAKKSATALRALGGGNSIRFLLSWAYAEPVRGQVDTTYLAAATAQMRAFLDAGIRVYPDFHQDLYSRHLFDPDSWYTGDGAPKWAVDAGDYPDESCGICLFWGQNITQNEAVKQATHDFWHNAYGLQDAFLATAQKTMAYVKQNVSAAEFAGVVGFDPYNEPHAGTYDSGQTSRTWERDVLWPFYEKFRSRMDAAGWQDKPLFAEPNLFWNANIDFQKQEGGLLDAGTLGPRYVFNTHFYDQKAISGVFMWGKAQDGQYAGDFGAVRDRASATNTPAIISEFGHPLAGSVSDKAPTVLKAMYQSLDSRVPGRSWWSNPVGSGPVLSGSQWQWDIYNGRHHELMNANPDKVLTTGDAWNDEDLSAVRLDDSGTPVLRQDARLLDRLYPSATSGTNVAFTYEDRSRDGNTTLTWNPVPSSMPNVAQLVGSGQYGLLLWRSNSGTAPTELHLPASFPTGSTTVVSDLGAAYAPPSYTAATPIGVAAEPGGTGSRRLLLTDSDSGVLHYALVTNGASTPSTALLNAARSELSAWAARTAG
- a CDS encoding tetratricopeptide repeat protein, whose amino-acid sequence is MTADTRIEQAQLIYERAVFGGDSSALEPAERGLDAVEADLALTRGKVVHARFLEERAEDARELELFERAAQLYGQLGDVRGEGEALFWVGAFHQVVRDDTEAALPAFTRALDLATRAEDRLTMSYALRHLGFAEHMAGRLDAARDRFEESTRLRRELGFLPGVAANLIGLAYVAAQQDRREEAAELLREAVESAEKGGAEGVLRWVAQAREELDLPG
- a CDS encoding GTP-binding protein: MHLLNLGILAHVDAGKTSLTERLLHTAGVIDDIGSVDAGNTQTDSLALERRRGITIKSAVVSFALDDVTVNLIDTPGHPDFIAEVERVLGVLDGAVLVVSAVEGVQPQTRVLMRTLQRLRIPTLVFVNKIDRRGARYDAVLRAVSERLTAAVVPMGTAAGLGTRDARFLPGLGPSALDVLAGLDDDLLTAYVEDTVSYDRLHAALADRTRQALVHPVYFGSAVTGAGVDALIGGIRELLPAAGGDPDGPVSGTVFKVERGPAGEKVAYARMFSGTLHTRDRIRFGEAGETSDAGDLDDLRAEGRITAISVFDQGADVRDDLVAAGRIAKLWGLGDIRIGDALGEPRKTHGHFFAPPTLETVVVPGDGADRRALHRALTLLAEQDPLIDLRHDEVRQEIFVSLYGEVQKEVIQATLADEFGLDVTFRETTPLCVERPVGSGAAVEFNKKDGNPFLATIGLRVDPAPVGSGVGFRLEVELGSMPYAFFKAVEDTVRETLGQGLHGWQIPDCTVTMTHSGYSPRQSHAHQGFDKSMSSTGYDFRGLTPLVLTEALRRAGTHVHEPMHRFCIEAPTDTLAALLPVLTRLRAVPQSTETRGASCSLEGAVPAAHVHELEQQLPGLTRGEGELESAFDHYAPAARGTVPERRRTDLNPLNRKEYLLNLTRRVGG
- a CDS encoding (2Fe-2S)-binding protein, which produces MTHISVKVDGTTYEDDVEPRLLLIHYLRDRLGLTGTPIGCDTTSCGTCTIELDGTAVKSCSVLAVQADGCEVTTVQGLAHDGDWTALQRAFHERHALQCGYCTPGMIMAARDLLREHPHPTPDEVRHGLEGNLCRCTGYQNIVRAVLDVSEEEVTA